The following DNA comes from Syntrophales bacterium.
AACAATAGGCGAGAGGCAAGGGGCAATATCCCATCACCCATTGCCTGTGTCATGAAGGTATCAGGAAGGCAGGATACAATATTGTCTGAGAAGGTGGTCCTTCACATTGGCGGAATGACCTGTGCCGCCTGTGTTCGGCGGGTGGAACTGGCGTTAAAGGCGGTTGCTGGTGTCAGAGATACGGCTGTAAATCTTGCTACTGCAAGGGCAACGGTTGTGCATGACAGGGACTGGGCCGGTATTGAAGCACTAAAAGGGGCAATTACCGGACATGGCTACGAGTTCTTGGGTGTTCTTGGCGATGTTCCTGAAGATCCCATTACAGCAGCCCGGGAGAAAGAGATTAAGGAATTAAAAATCAAGTTCAGCTTTGGCATGGTGCTCAGCATCATCATATTTATAGGCTCCATGCAACACTGGTTTTCGTTTCTTATGGCCGTCCCGAGACAGGTCATGCTGATTACCATGTTTGTACTCACAACTCCCGTGGTATTCTGGGTGGGAAGCCAGTTTTATATTGGTGCCATCAAGGCTTTGAGACAAAAGACCACAGACATGAACACGCTGGTGGCAGTGGGGGCACTTTCCGCTTATCTCTCCTCTATTTTAGCGACCTTTTTCCCCCAGGTCTTTGCAGATGCAGATATGGCCGCCCACAGTTACTATGACAGTGCCGCCATGATTATTACCCTGATCCTTCTCGGGCGTTTGCTGGAAGCGAAGGCCCGAGGAAAAACCTCTCGGGCGATCAAGGGCCTGATGGGACTCAGACCCAAAACAGCCCGTGTTATCCGGGATGGGCAGGAGATGGATGTTCCGATTGATGAGGTGAGGGAAGGGGATCTGCTTATCGTCCGGCCAGGGGAAAAGATTGCTACCGACGGGATAGTTGTTTCCGGGGCCTCAACGGTAGATGAGTCCATGCTGACCGGTGAGAGTATGCCGGTGACTAAAGAACCCGGACAACAGGTATTCGCTGCTACATTGAACAAGACTGGAAGTTTTACTTTTAAGGCCACAAAGGTAGGTGCCGAGACTACCCTGGCTCAGATTATCCGTCTTGTTGAAGAGGCCCAGGGATCTAAAGCTCCAATCCAGAGACTGGCAGACAGAGTTGCCTCCGTATTCGTACCTGCCGTATTTATTATTGGTATATTCACTTTTGTGGTCTGGTACTTTTTTGTTTCCCCTCCCCTCTTTAGCCGTGCCCTGTTGAATTTTGTATCCGTGCTGGTGATTGCCTGTCCCTGCGCTCTTGGTCTGGCAACGCCTACAGCGGTTATGGTTGGTACGGGTCTGGGAGCAGAAAATGGTATCCTGATCAAGGGTGGGGAGAGCCTTGAAAAAGCTTACAAACTCACGATGGTAGTATTTGACAAGACCGGCACCCTCACCAGGGGGAGGCGGGGGTTACAGATGTAATTCCGGCACAGGGTTTTTCTCAGGATAAGATTTTAAGCATTGCCGTTTCCATAGAGGCCACTTCTGAACACCCTCTCGCTCAGGCTATTTTGGAAAGGGGTCGCCGTGAGCAGGTGCTTCCTGGGCATACCGAGCAATTTGAGGCACTGTCAGGCCTCGGTGCTAAAGCGATCCTGAGAGGTCAACCGTGTTTACTGG
Coding sequences within:
- a CDS encoding heavy metal translocating P-type ATPase; the encoded protein is MSEKVVLHIGGMTCAACVRRVELALKAVAGVRDTAVNLATARATVVHDRDWAGIEALKGAITGHGYEFLGVLGDVPEDPITAAREKEIKELKIKFSFGMVLSIIIFIGSMQHWFSFLMAVPRQVMLITMFVLTTPVVFWVGSQFYIGAIKALRQKTTDMNTLVAVGALSAYLSSILATFFPQVFADADMAAHSYYDSAAMIITLILLGRLLEAKARGKTSRAIKGLMGLRPKTARVIRDGQEMDVPIDEVREGDLLIVRPGEKIATDGIVVSGASTVDESMLTGESMPVTKEPGQQVFAATLNKTGSFTFKATKVGAETTLAQIIRLVEEAQGSKAPIQRLADRVASVFVPAVFIIGIFTFVVWYFFVSPPLFSRALLNFVSVLVIACPCALGLATPTAVMVGTGLGAENGILIKGGESLEKAYKLTMVVFDKTGTLTRGRRGLQM